The following are from one region of the Shinella sp. PSBB067 genome:
- a CDS encoding DUF3168 domain-containing protein produces the protein MSAASALQKAIFARLSGDAALVSLVGAAGITDRRLAEPAASLLVIAGIDSTDHSTATEAGEDHVVTLEAWSEAAGHRQAQAIAAAARAALHDAALVLAGHHLVLLFHLDTRLRRDGKSRFHRAEMRFRAVTEPDA, from the coding sequence ATGAGCGCGGCTTCCGCCCTGCAGAAAGCCATTTTCGCCCGTCTCTCGGGCGATGCGGCGCTGGTATCGCTGGTCGGCGCGGCCGGCATCACCGACAGGCGGCTTGCCGAGCCGGCCGCGTCGCTGCTGGTGATCGCCGGCATCGACAGCACGGACCATTCGACCGCCACGGAGGCGGGCGAAGACCATGTCGTGACGCTGGAGGCCTGGTCCGAGGCGGCGGGGCACCGGCAGGCGCAGGCGATCGCGGCCGCCGCCCGCGCCGCGCTGCACGATGCGGCGCTGGTGCTGGCCGGCCATCACCTCGTGCTGCTCTTCCATCTCGACACGCGCCTGCGGCGCGACGGCAAGTCCCGCTTCCATCGTGCGGAAATGCGCTTCCGCGCGGTGACGGAGCCGGATGCCTGA
- a CDS encoding phage major tail protein, TP901-1 family gives MVAQKGRDLLLKIDNGAGFATVAGLRSKRLSFNAALVDVTDAESAGRWRELLGGAGVQRAALSGSGIFKDQASDALVRSLFFAGTIAGWQIVIPDFGTVAGPFQIASLEYSGAHDGEVLFEIALESAGALTFGAL, from the coding sequence ATGGTGGCACAGAAGGGGCGGGACCTCCTGCTCAAGATCGACAACGGGGCGGGCTTTGCGACGGTCGCGGGGCTGCGTTCGAAGCGGCTGTCGTTCAACGCCGCGCTCGTCGACGTGACGGATGCGGAATCGGCGGGGCGCTGGCGCGAACTGCTCGGCGGGGCGGGCGTGCAGCGCGCGGCGCTCTCCGGCAGCGGCATCTTCAAGGACCAGGCGTCCGATGCGCTGGTGCGTTCGCTGTTCTTCGCCGGCACCATTGCCGGCTGGCAGATCGTCATTCCGGATTTCGGCACGGTGGCGGGGCCGTTCCAGATTGCTTCGCTCGAATATTCCGGCGCGCATGACGGCGAGGTGCTGTTCGAGATCGCGCTGGAATCGGCCGGCGCGCTGACTTTCGGGGCGCTCTGA
- a CDS encoding gene transfer agent family protein, producing MGARANRHRGEIEACLDGETRVLCLTLGALAELETAFAVDSLTGLAERFSSGRLKAEDLIRIIGAGLRGGGNLFSDEDVAAMAVAEGLAGFARIAADLLQATFGGGGPAENPPRPHPA from the coding sequence ATGGGCGCGCGGGCAAACCGGCATCGCGGCGAGATCGAGGCCTGCCTCGACGGCGAGACGCGCGTGCTCTGCCTCACGCTCGGCGCGCTGGCGGAACTGGAGACGGCCTTCGCCGTCGATAGCCTGACGGGTCTGGCCGAGCGATTTTCCAGCGGCCGGCTGAAGGCGGAAGACCTCATCCGCATCATCGGCGCCGGCCTTCGCGGCGGCGGCAACCTCTTCAGCGACGAGGACGTGGCGGCGATGGCGGTGGCGGAAGGGCTGGCGGGCTTCGCCCGCATCGCCGCCGACTTGTTGCAGGCGACGTTCGGCGGCGGCGGGCCTGCGGAAAACCCTCCGCGGCCGCATCCGGCCTGA
- a CDS encoding rcc01693 family protein, translating to MSGEAPAFPWEAALHAGLCRMRLPARDFWAMTPRELGFALGLLRPSAGTPGRAGLTALMRAFPDKKE from the coding sequence CTGAGCGGCGAGGCGCCGGCCTTCCCCTGGGAGGCGGCGCTTCATGCCGGGCTCTGCCGGATGCGGCTTCCGGCAAGGGATTTCTGGGCGATGACGCCGCGCGAACTCGGCTTCGCGCTCGGCCTGCTGCGGCCCTCGGCGGGCACGCCCGGCCGGGCGGGGCTGACGGCGCTGATGCGGGCCTTTCCCGACAAGAAGGAGTGA
- a CDS encoding phage tail tape measure protein — protein MADRNDTPLSATRTEAEALSTVFDDLEARSRSFGFALTNALKGAVVDGKGLESVLRGLALRMSDIALSVGMKPLEGLLSSGISSLLGGATPFAKGGVVSSPTYFGSGGGLGLMGEAGAEAILPLRRGPDGALGVAADGGGGGSRIVFNVTTPDAASFRKSEGQIAAMLTRAVGRGQRSL, from the coding sequence ATGGCCGACAGGAACGACACCCCGCTTTCCGCCACGCGGACGGAGGCGGAGGCGCTTTCGACCGTCTTCGACGACCTGGAGGCGCGCTCGCGCTCCTTCGGCTTCGCGCTCACCAATGCGCTGAAGGGCGCGGTGGTGGACGGCAAGGGGCTTGAGAGCGTGCTGCGCGGGCTGGCGCTGCGCATGAGCGATATCGCGCTTTCGGTGGGCATGAAGCCGCTGGAGGGGCTGCTGAGCTCCGGCATTTCCAGCTTGCTCGGCGGCGCTACGCCCTTCGCCAAGGGCGGTGTGGTGTCCTCGCCGACCTATTTCGGCAGCGGCGGCGGGCTCGGGCTGATGGGCGAGGCGGGGGCGGAAGCGATCCTGCCGCTGCGGCGCGGGCCGGACGGGGCGCTGGGCGTTGCGGCGGACGGTGGGGGCGGCGGGTCGCGCATCGTCTTCAACGTCACGACGCCGGACGCGGCGAGCTTCCGCAAGTCCGAGGGGCAGATCGCCGCCATGCTGACCCGCGCGGTGGGGCGGGGGCAGCGGAGTTTGTAA
- a CDS encoding DUF2460 domain-containing protein has translation MAGFHEVRFPLRVALGTSGGPVRRTDIVSLSNGRENRNRRWQDARRRYDAGSGVRSVDDLYAVLAFFEARAGQFYGFRFRDPVDHKSCEPGGAISAMDQFLGTADGTTAKFELVKRYADAGGETVRRIDKPATGTVTVAVAGSPVPAADYTVDYMAGTITFRPGKVPLTGTVRAGFEFDVPVRFDTDRIDIDLGQFDAGRIPSIPLVEIKP, from the coding sequence ATGGCAGGATTTCATGAGGTACGGTTTCCGCTGCGGGTGGCGCTTGGCACCAGCGGCGGGCCGGTGCGGCGGACCGATATCGTCAGCCTTTCCAATGGACGGGAGAACCGCAACCGCCGCTGGCAGGACGCGCGGCGGCGCTACGATGCGGGCTCGGGCGTGCGCTCGGTCGACGACCTTTACGCCGTTCTCGCCTTCTTCGAGGCACGGGCGGGGCAGTTCTACGGGTTCCGCTTCCGCGATCCGGTGGACCACAAGTCCTGCGAGCCGGGCGGCGCCATCAGCGCCATGGACCAGTTCCTCGGCACCGCGGACGGGACGACCGCGAAGTTTGAACTCGTCAAACGCTATGCGGATGCGGGCGGCGAGACGGTGCGCCGGATCGACAAGCCGGCGACCGGCACGGTGACGGTCGCGGTGGCGGGCAGTCCGGTGCCGGCGGCGGATTATACGGTGGACTACATGGCCGGGACGATCACCTTCAGGCCGGGCAAGGTGCCGCTCACGGGCACGGTGCGGGCGGGCTTCGAATTCGACGTGCCGGTGCGCTTCGATACGGACCGGATCGACATCGACCTCGGGCAGTTCGACGCGGGGCGCATTCCCTCCATCCCGCTCGTGGAGATCAAGCCATGA
- a CDS encoding DUF2163 domain-containing protein — protein sequence MREIPAGLQAHLDGEATTLCNAWRVTRRDGVVMGFTDHDRDLSFGGLAYLAASGFEASETEDGNGLSAEGGDVSGGFSADAIRAEDLSAGRYDGAKVEVFTVNWQDPSQRLLLRTAELGEVRREGGLFRVELRRLTHRLDQMRGRIYARQCDAVFGDSRCGMSLAAYRAIATVTAVRDDMHVEVSGLSGFAERFFRYGVLSFTSGAAKGLSADVEDHRRLEGADELTLWLPMAAEIAVGDTLEVTAGCDKRFSTCKAKFGNGLNFQGFPHIPGSDFSYGYADGETVHDGSPLYD from the coding sequence ATGAGGGAGATACCGGCAGGGCTGCAGGCCCATCTCGACGGCGAGGCGACGACGCTCTGCAACGCCTGGCGCGTCACCCGGCGCGACGGCGTGGTGATGGGCTTCACCGACCACGACCGCGATCTTTCCTTCGGCGGGCTCGCCTATCTGGCCGCCAGCGGCTTCGAGGCGAGCGAGACGGAGGACGGCAACGGGCTTTCGGCCGAGGGCGGCGATGTCTCGGGGGGCTTTTCCGCCGACGCCATCCGCGCCGAGGACCTTTCGGCGGGGCGCTATGACGGGGCGAAGGTGGAGGTCTTCACGGTCAACTGGCAGGACCCGTCGCAGCGGCTGCTGCTGCGCACCGCAGAGCTTGGCGAGGTGCGGCGCGAGGGCGGGCTTTTCCGCGTCGAGCTCCGGCGGCTGACGCACCGGCTCGACCAGATGCGCGGGCGCATCTATGCCCGCCAGTGCGATGCCGTGTTCGGCGATTCGCGCTGCGGGATGAGCCTTGCGGCCTATAGGGCGATAGCGACCGTGACGGCGGTGCGCGACGACATGCATGTCGAGGTCAGCGGGCTTTCCGGCTTTGCGGAGCGCTTCTTCCGCTACGGCGTGCTGTCCTTCACCAGCGGCGCGGCGAAGGGGCTCTCGGCCGATGTCGAGGACCATCGCCGGCTGGAGGGCGCGGACGAACTGACGCTGTGGCTGCCGATGGCGGCGGAGATCGCCGTCGGCGACACGCTGGAGGTGACGGCAGGCTGCGACAAGCGCTTTTCCACCTGCAAGGCGAAATTCGGCAACGGCCTCAATTTCCAGGGTTTCCCGCATATTCCCGGCAGCGATTTCAGCTACGGCTATGCCGACGGCGAGACCGTGCACGACGGGAGCCCGCTCTATGACTGA
- a CDS encoding NlpC/P60 family protein yields MTEIFRERIVAVARGFIGTPYRHQGSLKGVGCDCLGLIRGVWRELYGAEPEVPAPYAPDWAERTGRERLLEAAARHCGAALPLADLRPGHLLVFRWQDGMAAKHAGIATPGDRFIHAYEQAAVLESPLVPAWRRRIAGVFRFPETF; encoded by the coding sequence ATGACTGAGATCTTCCGGGAACGGATCGTCGCCGTCGCGCGCGGCTTTATCGGCACGCCCTACCGGCACCAGGGGTCGCTCAAGGGCGTCGGCTGCGATTGCCTCGGGCTGATCCGCGGCGTCTGGCGCGAGCTCTACGGCGCGGAGCCGGAAGTGCCAGCGCCCTATGCGCCCGACTGGGCGGAGCGGACGGGCAGGGAGCGGCTGCTGGAGGCGGCCGCGCGCCATTGCGGGGCGGCGCTGCCTCTGGCGGACCTGCGCCCCGGCCACCTCCTCGTCTTCCGCTGGCAGGACGGCATGGCGGCAAAGCATGCCGGCATCGCCACGCCGGGGGATCGCTTCATCCATGCCTACGAGCAGGCGGCGGTGCTGGAATCGCCGCTCGTTCCCGCCTGGCGCCGGCGCATCGCCGGCGTCTTCCGTTTCCCGGAGACCTTCTGA